A single window of Nasonia vitripennis strain AsymCx chromosome 4, Nvit_psr_1.1, whole genome shotgun sequence DNA harbors:
- the LOC100122501 gene encoding lipoamide acyltransferase component of branched-chain alpha-keto acid dehydrogenase complex, mitochondrial isoform X1, protein MNKQKQRVCTCGGRVLYSEAAAVHARPALIERRGLFSHDSSPFVIRFFECNGIRCSATDEGNGIGVSASRARLISLTSLRHGKLVAYKLADIGEGIREVTVKEWFVKPGDKVSQFDNICEVQSDKASVTITSRYDGVVKKLHYDIEQSCLVGDALVDIELETNHDPTENESEKKSQAQDEEPKKLDVAERSIGKVLTTPAVRKIARENKVDLVKVQATGRDGRVLKEDILAYLGQVGRAESNEEPPKPEVARPSEKKYAKHMWKSMTQSLTIPHFVYSDEYDVSKLVKLRAELKEAFANESLSLSYMPFFLKAVSQALQRYPELNAWIDEKNEGVDIRKEHNISLAMDTPGGLVVPNIKNVQDLSILEIAKELNRLQALGKKASIPLADLTAGTFSLSNIGIVGGTYTKPVILSPQVVIGALGKIQRLPRFDEQDNVVAVNILSVSWAADHRVVDGVTMAKFSQLWKHYVENPSHLLVGL, encoded by the exons atgaatAAACAGAAACAgcgcgtgtgtacgtgtggCGGCCGAGTATTATATagcgaagcagcagcagtacaCGCTCGGCCTGCGCTGATAGAACGGAGGGGCCTATTCTCGCACGACTCATCCCCCTTCGTTATCCGATTTTTCGAGTGCAATGGCATTCGCTGCTCTGCGACTGACGAG GGCAACGGCATCGGCGTTTCCGCAAGCAGGGCTCGTCTCATCTCGCTGACGTCACTGCGCCACGGCAAGCTCGTCGCATACAAACTAGCCGACATAGGCGAGGGTATCCGCGAAGTGACCGTCAAGGAATG GTTCGTCAAGCCGGGGGACAAGGTGTCGCAGTTCGACAACATCTGCGAGGTCCAGAGCGACAAGGCCTCGGTCACGATCACCAGCCGTTACGACGGCGTCGTCAAGAAGCTCCACTACGACATCGAGCAGAGCTGCCTGGTGGGCGACGCTCTGGTCGACATCGAGCTCGAGACCAACCACGACCCCACCGAGAACGAGTCCGAGAAGAAGAGTCAGGCCCAGGACGAGGAGCCGAAGAAACTCGACGTCGCCGAGAGGAGTATCGGTAAGGTGCTGACCACCCCGGCGGTCAGGAAGATCGCCAGGGAGAACAAGGTCGACCTCGTCAAGGTCCAGGCCACCGGAAGGGACGGCCGCGTACTCAAAGAGGACATCCTCGCTTACCTGGGACAGGTCGGGAGAGCCGAGAGCAATGAGGAGCCTCCGAAGCCGGAAGTCGCCAGGCCCTCCGAGAAGAAGTACGCCAAGCACATGTGGAAGTCCATGACGCAGTCGCTG ACCATACCGCACTTCGTCTACAGCGACGAGTACGACGTCTCGAAGCTGGTCAAGCTGCGCGCTGAGCTGAAGGAGGCCTTCGCCAACGAGTCCCTGAGCCTCTCCTACATGCCCTTCTTCCTCAAGGCGGTCTCGCAGGCTCTGCAGCGATATCCCGAGCTGAACGCCTGGATCGACGAGAAGAACGAGGGCGTGGACATCAGGAAGGAGCACAACATCTCCCTGGCCATGGACACCCCAGGCGGTCTGGTCGTTCCCAACATCAAGAACGTCCAGGATCTGAGCATTCTGGAGATCGCCAAGGAGCTCAACAGGCTGCAGGCCCTCGGGAAGAAGGCGTCGATTCCACTGGCTGACCTCACGGCTGGAACCTTCTCGCTCTCCAACATTGGCATC GTCGGAGGCACGTACACCAAGCCGGTGATCCTGTCGCCCCAGGTGGTCATAGGTGCTCTTGGAAAGATCCAAAGACTGCCGAGGTTCGACGAGCAGGACAACGTGGTAGCCGTCAACATCCTGTCGGTCAGCTGGGCCGCGGATCACAGAGTCGTCGACGGCGTCACCATGGCCAAGTTCTCCCAGCTCTGGAAACACTACGTCGAGAATCCCTCTCACCTGCTGGTGGGCCTGTGA
- the LOC100122501 gene encoding lipoamide acyltransferase component of branched-chain alpha-keto acid dehydrogenase complex, mitochondrial isoform X2, with the protein MAFAALRLTRFALGNGIGVSASRARLISLTSLRHGKLVAYKLADIGEGIREVTVKEWFVKPGDKVSQFDNICEVQSDKASVTITSRYDGVVKKLHYDIEQSCLVGDALVDIELETNHDPTENESEKKSQAQDEEPKKLDVAERSIGKVLTTPAVRKIARENKVDLVKVQATGRDGRVLKEDILAYLGQVGRAESNEEPPKPEVARPSEKKYAKHMWKSMTQSLTIPHFVYSDEYDVSKLVKLRAELKEAFANESLSLSYMPFFLKAVSQALQRYPELNAWIDEKNEGVDIRKEHNISLAMDTPGGLVVPNIKNVQDLSILEIAKELNRLQALGKKASIPLADLTAGTFSLSNIGIVGGTYTKPVILSPQVVIGALGKIQRLPRFDEQDNVVAVNILSVSWAADHRVVDGVTMAKFSQLWKHYVENPSHLLVGL; encoded by the exons ATGGCATTCGCTGCTCTGCGACTGACGAGGTTTGCGCTG GGCAACGGCATCGGCGTTTCCGCAAGCAGGGCTCGTCTCATCTCGCTGACGTCACTGCGCCACGGCAAGCTCGTCGCATACAAACTAGCCGACATAGGCGAGGGTATCCGCGAAGTGACCGTCAAGGAATG GTTCGTCAAGCCGGGGGACAAGGTGTCGCAGTTCGACAACATCTGCGAGGTCCAGAGCGACAAGGCCTCGGTCACGATCACCAGCCGTTACGACGGCGTCGTCAAGAAGCTCCACTACGACATCGAGCAGAGCTGCCTGGTGGGCGACGCTCTGGTCGACATCGAGCTCGAGACCAACCACGACCCCACCGAGAACGAGTCCGAGAAGAAGAGTCAGGCCCAGGACGAGGAGCCGAAGAAACTCGACGTCGCCGAGAGGAGTATCGGTAAGGTGCTGACCACCCCGGCGGTCAGGAAGATCGCCAGGGAGAACAAGGTCGACCTCGTCAAGGTCCAGGCCACCGGAAGGGACGGCCGCGTACTCAAAGAGGACATCCTCGCTTACCTGGGACAGGTCGGGAGAGCCGAGAGCAATGAGGAGCCTCCGAAGCCGGAAGTCGCCAGGCCCTCCGAGAAGAAGTACGCCAAGCACATGTGGAAGTCCATGACGCAGTCGCTG ACCATACCGCACTTCGTCTACAGCGACGAGTACGACGTCTCGAAGCTGGTCAAGCTGCGCGCTGAGCTGAAGGAGGCCTTCGCCAACGAGTCCCTGAGCCTCTCCTACATGCCCTTCTTCCTCAAGGCGGTCTCGCAGGCTCTGCAGCGATATCCCGAGCTGAACGCCTGGATCGACGAGAAGAACGAGGGCGTGGACATCAGGAAGGAGCACAACATCTCCCTGGCCATGGACACCCCAGGCGGTCTGGTCGTTCCCAACATCAAGAACGTCCAGGATCTGAGCATTCTGGAGATCGCCAAGGAGCTCAACAGGCTGCAGGCCCTCGGGAAGAAGGCGTCGATTCCACTGGCTGACCTCACGGCTGGAACCTTCTCGCTCTCCAACATTGGCATC GTCGGAGGCACGTACACCAAGCCGGTGATCCTGTCGCCCCAGGTGGTCATAGGTGCTCTTGGAAAGATCCAAAGACTGCCGAGGTTCGACGAGCAGGACAACGTGGTAGCCGTCAACATCCTGTCGGTCAGCTGGGCCGCGGATCACAGAGTCGTCGACGGCGTCACCATGGCCAAGTTCTCCCAGCTCTGGAAACACTACGTCGAGAATCCCTCTCACCTGCTGGTGGGCCTGTGA
- the Ndufv1 gene encoding NADH dehydrogenase [ubiquinone] flavoprotein 1, mitochondrial, with product MAGVIVRSLSVPRRQLGLLGQALSSQQSRNYADAAPEGKKFGSPLKDEDRIFTNLYGRHDWRLKGAMKRGDWYKTKEILDKGADWIINEVKVSGLRGRGGAGFPSGMKWSFMNKPSDGRPKYLVINGDEGEPGTCKDREILRHDPHKLIEGCLIAGRAMGACAAYIYIRGEFYNEASNTQVAIAEAYQAGLLGKNACGSGYDFDVFVQRGAGAYICGEETALIESIEGKQGKPRLKPPFPADVGLFGCPTTVTNVETVAVAPAICRRGGSWFASFGRPRNSGTKLYNISGHVNNPCTVEEEMSIPLKELIERHAGGVIGGWDNLLGIIPGGSSTPVIPKHICDTVLMDYDDLVRVQSSFGTAAIIVMNKQTDIIKAIARLISFYKHESCGQCTPCREGIAWMYKIMQRFVEGNAEVHEIDMLWELTKQIELHTICALADGAAWPVQGLIRHFRPEIESRMLNFKKSSASISN from the exons ATGGCGGGCGTCATCGTACGCAGTCTTTCTGTTCCGAGGAGACAATTAG GTCTCCTTGGACAGGCTTTAAGCAGTCAACAATCCAGGAACTATGCTGATGCTGCACCCGAAGGAAAG AAATTTGGCAGTCCACTCAAGGATGAAGACCGAATCTTTACAAACTTGTACGGAAGGCATGACTGGCGGCTGAAGGGGGCTATGAAGAGAGGAGACTGGTACAAAACCAAGGAAATTCTGGACAAAGGTGCTGACTGGATCATCAACGAAGTCAAAGTGTCCGGTTTGAGAGGAAGAGGCGGAGCTGGTTTCCCTTCTGGAATGAAATGGTCCTTCATGAACAAACCTTCTGATGGAAGACCCAAGTACCTTGTTATTAACGGTGATGAGGGAGAACCAGGAACATGCAAAGATCGTGAAATCCTGCGCCATGATCCACACAAACTTATCGAAGGTTGCTTGATTGCTGGCAGAGCTATGGGAGCTTGCGCAGCATACATTTACATTCGTGGTGAATTCTACAATGAGGCATCCAACACTCAAGTTGCCATTGCTGAAGCTTACCAAGCTGGTTTGCTAGGAAAGAATGCCTGTGGATCTGGTTATGATTTTGATGTCTTTGTGCAAAGAGGAGCTGGTGCTTACATCTGTGGTGAAGAGACTGCACTGATTGAGTCCATCGAGGGAAAGCAAGGAAAGCCAAGACTAAAGCCACCTTTCCCAGCTGATGTTGGTCTGTTTGGTTGCCCCACAACTGTCACCAATGTCGAGACCGTTGCTGTGGCACCA GCAATCTGCAGACGCGGAGGCAGTTGGTTTGCGTCCTTCGGTCGGCCGCGTAACAGTGGAACCAAGCTGTACAACATCTCGGGACATGTCAACAATCCATGCACTGTGGAAGAAGAGATGTCCATACCTCTGAAGGAGTTGATCGAAAGACACGCTGGTGGTGTGATTGGAGGTTGGGATAATCTTTTGGGAATCATTCCTGGTGGCTCATCCACTCCAGTCATTCCAAAGCA catCTGTGACACAGTGCTGATGGACTATGACGACCTCGTCAGAGTGCAGAGTTCCTTTGGTACTGCAGCTATCATTGTTATGAATAAGCAAACTGATATAATCAAAGCAATTGCACGTCTTATTAGCTTTTACAAACATGAGTCCTGTGGGCAGTGCACTCCTTGCCGCGAAGGAATCGCCTGGATGTACAAAATAATGCAGAG ATTTGTCGAGGGTAACGCAGAAGTGCACGAAATTGACATGCTGTGGGAGTTGACGAAGCAAATCGAGCTGCACACGATCTGTGCTCTTGCTGACGGTGCAGCGTGGCCGGTACAAGGACTCATCAGGCACTTTAGACCCGAGATCGAGAGCAGGATGCTAAACTTCAAGAAAAGCAGCGCATCGATTTCAAACTAA
- the LOC100122480 gene encoding zinc finger CCCH domain-containing protein 14, translating into MDIRGVEITNQLRSAIRAKLLELGVRYDDELPDYILVMVVNKKSRSQMNEDLNLFLEDNTETFVNWLHDQVLKKLQKVTVAKKKTNKDTESTAIVKQEEEDEKKKPKIEDEPPMKSDTPTGEPTKIERDKEFDDLVGDLAILNEDDGKSNLKESQVDDEVKSQDTKIAMLDSGESSDDSRLEYPERKSLHSSVSIPKSSSIDKTASIEAEKVNDTSNSSLKRMSNDNSSEETAPSAKRSKFSNDSDSEDDSSVKSISKPKLLSVVTVKTKPSEEVSSLASKEESQTKSKSDAKNETSSQRSSLNQSKSIDRRKPRTDDLRNESRRDNRHPIHNSSSEKSSRIEETRDKERLGSRSGTMKSRLGTNGNKKDVLSLKSTNSTKISKPRISNVKSRLGVRSKQQDRELLRTPSKLSKISQKHFEDEDDDAECVITTSLKSHIIAVQKAKKRKQTTSDALIKPKKIIQEEIIDEDEDQDDKVPSKVIVTPRPLQPLKPVQKRATQSLLLKAVAEANQSVVMQKKVDPCLKEQTKPTNKIKITRDPWEGKILSVSLNGKRRNVMEKIQVELNNPDKSKSKKSLSSKKSQVVTDDHMDVVKSLFKRSDNKQKFLVTLNGYNNNVLKEKNSDEEERVNVEVLEVEDDDDELSLINNPYDAYEDEVQIIENDDYSNDHPLGRDQEMRQEPSGACTNTHKDKYGDKYKDKQVEEYADKPVEQYTDKQANRHADTYKDKYADKYKDKQVDQYADKYTDKPAVQYPDKPAGQYSDKPAAQYTDKPAAQYSEKPAAQYSDEPDNQYSDIPVLEYFDRPDNHYYGIPAPQYSDRPATQYSDTPVNQYSDRPANQYTDKYSDNPAAQYTDKYTNRTAAHYTNKPVVQYVEPKINRNRIDNRDHLRVEQISGRNHRRPSPIVYSRSRSDSPANKPTVASTVTSVLRIKKRPLISSIITTVADKSNEKCRYWPTCTLGKKCAYLHPEVLCSSFPACKFGEKCAYMHPKCKFGSACTKLGCKFSHPPVKCKYHPYCMKPGCPFSHPKTSSSSKLAQGLTPNMTTVRAKFTWKKKE; encoded by the exons ATGGATATTCGTGGAGTTGAAATAACGAATCAGTTGAGG AGTGCTATTCGAGCCAAGTTGCTTGAATTGGGCGTACGATACGATGATGAGTTGCCAGATTATATTCTAGTAATggttgtgaataaaaaatcgaGATCCCAGATGAATGAAGATTTAAACTTGTTCTTGGAAGACAACACAGAGACTTTTGTTAATTGGTTACATGACCAAGTACtaaaaaaacttcaaaaaGTTACAGTGGCtaagaaaaagactaataaagACACGGAATCAACAGCCATTGTTaagcaagaagaagaagatgagaagaaaaaaccaaaaatagaagACGAGCCTCCCATGAAATCAGACACCCCTACAGGAGAGCCAacaaaaattgaaagagaCAAAGAGTTTGATGATCTTGTAGGTGATCTTGCTATCTTAAATGAAGACGACGGTAAATCTAATTTAAAAGAATCGCAGGTTGATGATGAAGTAAAATCGCAGGATACAAAAATTGCTATGCTTGATAGTGGTGAATCTTCCGATGATTCGAGACTAGAGTATCCAGAAAGAAAAAGCCTTCATTCAAGTGTCTCAATACCCAAATCTTCGAGCATTGACAAAACAGCATCCATTGAAGCTGAAAAAGTCAATGATACCTCGAATTCTAGTTTGAAAAGAATGTCAAATGATAATTCAAGTGAAGAAACTGCACCAAGTGCAAAACGttcaaaattttctaatgACTCAGATAGTGAGGATGACAGCAGCGTGAAATCTATAAGCAAACCAAAACTACTTTCAGTTGTCACTGTTAAAACAAAACCTAGTGAAGAGGTTTCTTCCCTAGCAAGCAAAGAAGAATCTCAAACAAAGAGCAAAAGTGATGCTAAAAATGAGACTTCTAGTCAAAGAAGTAGTTTAAATCAGAGTAAAAGCATAGACAGAAGAAAACCACGAACTGACGATTTGAGAAATGAATCGCGAAGAGATAATAGACATCCAATACACAATTCCAGCAGTGAGAAATCCAGCAGAATAGAAGAAACCAGGGATAAAGAAAGACTTGGTAGTAGGTCAGGTACAATGAAATCCCGTCTTGGTACCAATGGTAACAAAAAAGATGTACTATCTCTGAAATCCACCAATTCCACTAAAATAAGCAAACCTAGAATTAGTAATGTAAAAAGTAGACTAGGTGTAAGATCTAAGCAGCAAGACAGGGAGCTTCTGAGAACACCATCCAAACTCTccaaaatttctcaaaaacatTTTGAGGATGAAGATGATGATGCGGAATGTGTCATTACCACCTCGCTGAAATCCCACATAATAGCAGTTCAAAAAGCTAAAAAGCGCAAACAAACAACTTCAGATGCATTGATTAAGCCCAAGAAAATAATACAAGAAGAAATAATTGACGAAGATGAGGACCAAGATGATAAAGTTCCAAGTAAAGTCATTGTCACCCCAAGACCATTACAACCATTGAAACCAGTACAAAAACGTGCTACACAATCCTTACTCTTGAAGGCAGTTGCTGAGGCCAATCAATCGGTTGTCAtgcaaaaaaaagttgatccTTGTTTAAAA gaACAAACTAAACCTAccaacaaaattaaaataacgcGCGATCCTTGGGAGGGCAAAATACTTTCAGTAAGTTTAAATGGAAAGAGGAGAAACGTCATGGAAAAGATTCAAGTTGAACTTAACAATCCAGacaaatctaaatctaaaaaatctc tcTCATCAAAAAAGTCGCAAGTTGTAACCGATGATCATATGGATGTAGTGAAATCATTGTTCAAAAGGAGtgataataaacaaaaatttcttgTCACATTGAACGGATACAACAACAATGttcttaaagaaaaaaactcgGATGAGGAGGAACGTGTAAACGTGGAAGTATTGGAG GTCGAAGACGACGATGATGAATTATCGCTAATTAATAATCCATACGATGCATACGAAGATGAGGTTCAAATCATCGAGAATGATGATTATAGTAACGATCATCCACTTGGCCGTGATCAGGAAATGCGCCAAGAACCCTCAGGTGCAtgcacaaacacacacaaaGACAAATACGGGGATAAATACAAAGACAAACAAGTTGAAGAATACGCAGACAAACCAGTAGAACAATACACAGACAAACAGGCTAATAGACATGCAGACACATACAAAGACAAATACGCGGATAAATATAAAGACAAACAAGTTGATCAATACGCAGATAAATACACGGACAAACCAGCTGTCCAATATCCGGACAAACCAGCTGGCCAATATTCGGACAAGCCAGCTGCTCAATATACAGACAAACCAGCTGCCCAATATTCGGAAAAACCAGCTGCTCAATATTCTGATGAACCGGATAATCAATATTCCGATATACCAGTTCTTGAATACTTCGATAGACCGGATAATCATTATTACGGTATACCAGCTCCTCAATATTCCGATAGACCGGCTACTCAATATTCTGATACACCGGTTAATCAATATTCCGATAGACCGGCTAATCAATATACAGATAAATATTCAGACAACCCAGCTGCTCAATATACGGATAAATATACAAACAGAACAGCTGCCCATTATACAAACAAACCAGTTGTCCAATATGTCGAGCCAAAAATCAATCGTAACAGAATTGATAATAGGGATCATCTGAGAGTAGAACAAATTTCTGGCAGAAATCACAGAAGACCAAGTCCTATTGTATACAGTAGATCTCGATCAGATAGTCCTGCAAACAAACCTACAGTGGCTTCAACGGTTACTTCCGTTTTAA GAATTAAAAAACGACCTCTCATAAGTTCCATAATAACAACCGTAGCGGACAAATCGAACGAAAAATGTCGCTACTGGCCGACCTGTACATTAGGAAAAAAATGTGCTTATTTACACCCAGAAGTCTTGTGcag TTCTTTTCCTGCTTGTAAATTTGGTGAAAAGTGCGCTTATATGCATCCGAAATGTAAATTCGGATCAGCTTGTACAAAATTGGGCTGCAAGTTTTCGCATCCTCCTGTAAAATGCAAATATCATCCATACTGCATGAAACCTGGATGTCCATTTTCTCATCCCAAAACGTCGAGTTCCAGTAAGCTAGCTCAGGGCTTGACGCCGAATATGACTACCGTGAGGGCGAAATTTACGTGGAAAAAGAAGGAATAG
- the LOC100114458 gene encoding ras-related protein Rab-7a, with protein MASRKKVLLKVIILGDSGVGKTSLMNQYVNKKFSNQYKATIGADFLTKEVMVDDRIVTMQIWDTAGQERFQSLGVAFYRGADCCVLVFDVAAPSTFKSLDSWRDEFLIQASPRDPDNFPFVVLGNKVDLENRAVSSKRAQQWCQSKNNIPYFETSAKEAINVEQAFQTIAKNALAQENEVELYNEFPDQIKLTSDQRNNGKGDSCAC; from the exons ATGGCATCCCGCAAGAAAGTTTTGCTCAAAGTTATTATTCTTGGTGACTCTGGAGTCGGGAAAACATCTCTGATGAATCAATATGTAAACAAGAAATTTAGTAATCAGTACAAGGCCACGATTGGAGCTGACTTTTTAACCAAGGAAGTCATGGTGGATGATAGGATAGTGACTATGCAA ATCTGGGATACTGCTGGTCAAGAGAGATTCCAATCTCTTGGAGTTGCTTTCTATAGAGGTGCAGACTGCTGTGTTCTAGTATTTGATGTAGCTGCACCAAGTACTTTCAAATCTTTGGATTCTTGGagagatgaatttttaattcagGCATCTCCCCGAGACCCTGACAATTTCCCTTTTGTTGTCTTGGGAAACAAAGTTGATTTGGAAAACAGAGCG GTGTCGAGCAAGAGAGCTCAACAGTGGTGTCAGTCCAAAAACAATATTCCATACTTTGAGACCAGTGCAAAAGAGGCAATCAATGTAGAACAAGCTTTTCAAACGATAGCTAAAAACGCGCTAGCCCAAGAAAATGAG gttgAACTGTATAATGAGTTCCCAGACCAGATCAAACTTACCAGTGATCAAAGAAACAACGGAAAAGGTGATTCTTGTGCTTGCTAG